The Sulfolobus sp. A20 genomic interval GTTGTAATGTACAATCTCATCCGTATGAGACCTTACATAATAATATTTTCAACAGTTTCGATTGACGGTAGGCTTGCTACCAAGACCGGTTATAGTGAGTTAAGCTGTCCTTATGATAAGCAAAGACAACATGAATTAAGGACTGAGGTAGACGGCATAATGGTCGGGGCTAATACGGTGAGAGTAGACAACCCATCTTTAACTATAAAATATGCTAAGAGGAAGGATAAAGATCCTCTAAGGGTTATAGTTAGTAAGAGCTTAAACTTAGATCCTTCGTACAAGATTTTTTCAGTCCCACCTCCTACAATAGTATATACCATGAACCTCAATTCCCACATAGGTGAAAATTTGAAGAAAAAAGGGGTTATTATAAGGACGTTTAGCGAGTTTAAGGAGATATTTGAAGATTTATACACCAATTTCAATGTCAAGAAATTAATGGTAGAAGGTGGAGGAAATTTGATTTGGAGCATTATTAAAAATGATTTATATGACGAAATTAGGTTGACAGTATCTCCAAGAATATTTGGAAATGGGGTAAGTTTCGCACAAGGTGAAGGATATATAGGGAATGACTCACCAAAATTACGCTTGGTTGATTTTAAGCTATGTGAGTGTGGTAATGAAGTGCATTTAATATATAAAAAGCAAAGTTGAGACAACTCTAAATAATTCGTGTACTTATACTATTTTCATCTGAAACTTTCTATATCTTTTCCGTTTTAAATTAAGGACTGGAACTTATTATGGTTCTTCATGATCGAAGTCCTCCGTTTCAAAAATTAATAAATTCTCAATTTTCTAATTTATATAAATAAATACTGAATATTTTTAATATTATTAAAAATTCTCTATTACAAAGTTATGGAAAGTCTCGCCATATATGGTGGAGAGGAAGTCGGCGCAATAATTATATTTTTCCATTACTCTATCATATCTATGCTTGGTTACTATATGTTCCCGGATG includes:
- a CDS encoding 2,5-diamino-6-(ribosylamino)-4(3H)-pyrimidinone 5'-phosphate reductase: MRMRPYIIIFSTVSIDGRLATKTGYSELSCPYDKQRQHELRTEVDGIMVGANTVRVDNPSLTIKYAKRKDKDPLRVIVSKSLNLDPSYKIFSVPPPTIVYTMNLNSHIGENLKKKGVIIRTFSEFKEIFEDLYTNFNVKKLMVEGGGNLIWSIIKNDLYDEIRLTVSPRIFGNGVSFAQGEGYIGNDSPKLRLVDFKLCECGNEVHLIYKKQS